The Oncorhynchus keta strain PuntledgeMale-10-30-2019 chromosome 17, Oket_V2, whole genome shotgun sequence genome has a window encoding:
- the znf609a gene encoding zinc finger protein 609a isoform X2, protein MESLVSTPSPPPLHLLAPVGNRNESIASPCEQIMVRTRSVASNTTDVALATDPECLGPCEPGTSVNLEGIVWQETEDGMLVVNVTWRNKTYVGTLLDCTRHDWAPPRFCESPTSDLEMRNGRGRGKRMRPNGNTPVNENSNSSDNKGSGTSKTRAANNSSKSRRGSQTSSERRTPPNSNTEDVKASSSSANKRKNKPASDMEPNSSSEDTKGSKRMRTNSNSGPRGVPHTVLPSIPTIKAEPLPPPQLDRNCPSPVLIDCPHPNCNKKYKHINGLKYHQARAHNDDDMKLDMDGDSEYGEDSTLHPDPGSCNGASISQKGCLSPARSVTPKGRGFEAQTPSPSSGKFGSKQSKKKPCEADPEAVGMAIDGCEDGPCLTDEASNDGMDDKKDRAKKTGSGSKVDKLAQKGMKSARPIATAIPPQQLYSLQTAGGFPAASPGSTPALGSVVQSIPKSPQLKAIQPKPSAPGDPSSVNPALSGSKDKKKKDKKKKEAGKEGDSPKGLGKGGKPEEGKSPYSESSDPGSKGDGLLNGSSDPHQSRLASIKAEADKIYSFTDNAPSPSIGVASRIEAGGMAQPLTPLHVVTQNGADNSSVKTNSPAYSDISDAGEDGEGRVEGAKGIKSEEQAIRESAKKALFPAQTPSKESPYYPGYETYYSPNYANPNPSPGVSVTGATMQEGAQVKVKKEEQEEPGDEDRKVKQELQEDRKPEMGASGPGQQQQASVIQQRSNMYMQPLYYNQYAYVPPYAYHPDQAYHNHLMNTNPAYRQQYDERQRQAAAEQHRAAEKKSDAAGKDRDREGSSGKDQSEEWKQKASVPPTLSKAPSLTDLGKGGPPQGKLSKDPLSSLEQAKSSVIMPKGEDAKAPAQQAEGLKMKLSEGGHHGKREELKAGMESGRPSAMEQGMWYRQEPDSRLWPYVYPSKYPEAQKPQDEERWKEERDRERERDRDRADRERDRDRDNRDRERDRDRDRKGKEGRDERARSKDATPKEESKEGTEPRSSLAASEEHRGMVKDPRATAAHMQFSSPLAQHQGYIPYMHGAYGYGQGYDPSHPGYRGMPSVMMQNYPGSYFSFSPYGSKMGPGEEGGEKASRASPTVSGKSASEAKALDILHQHASQYKSKSPTVSDKTPLHERERAASERDRDIDRPRSSPSQRILPSHHHLGYPLLSGQYDLSYATGLSSSAIVASQQASAPSMYPPTRR, encoded by the exons GTTCTGTGAGTCCCCCACCAGCGACTTGGAGATGAGGAACGGCCGGGGCCGGGGGAAGAGGATGAGGCCTAACGGCAACACACCTGTCAACGAGAACAGCAACTCCTCAGACAACAAGGGCAGCGGCACCAGCAAGACGCGCGCCGCCAATAACAGCAGCAAGAGCCGGCGGGGCAGCCAGACGTCGTCGGAGCGCCGCACACCGCCCAACAGCAACACGGAGGATGTCAAGGCCAGCTCGTCGTCGGCCAACAAGCGCAAGAACAAGCCCGCCTCGGACATGGAGCCAAACTCCAGCTCTGAGGACACCAAGGGCAGCAAGCGCATGCGCACCAACTCCAACAGCGGCCCCAGAGGAGTGCCCCACACCGTCCTCCCCAGCATTCCCACCATTAAGGCAGAGCCCCTTCCCCCGCCACAACTCGACCGCAACTGCCCTTCGCCAGTGCTCATCGACTGCCCGCACCCCAACTGCAACAAGAAATACAAGCACATTAACGGCCTCAAGTACCACCAGGCCCGCGCCCACAACGACGATGACATGAAGTTGGACATGGATGGGGACAGTGAGTACGGAGAGGACTCCACTCTCCACCCCGATCCGGGCAGCTGCAACGGTGCCTCCATCTCTCAGAAGGGCTGCTTGTCCCCGGCCCGCTCAGTCACACCCAAGGGCAGGGGCTTCGAGGCCCAGACTCCATCGCCCTCCTCTGGGAAATTTGGCTCCAAGCAGAGTAAAAAGAAGCCCTGTGAGGCCGACCCGGAGGCAGTTGGTATGGCCATAGACGGCTGCGAAGACGGGCCCTGCCTAACAGATGAGGCCAGCAATGACGGCATGGACGACAAGAAAGACAGGGCCAAGAAGACGGGTAGCGGCTCCAAGGTGGACAAGCTGGCCCAGAAGGGCATGAAGTCAGCGCGGCCCATCGCCACTGCCATACCGCCCCAGCAGCTGTACTCCCTACAGACGGCCGGTGGCTTCCCTGCAGCCAGCCCCGGCTCCACCCCTGCCTTGGGGTCAGTGGTTCAGTCCATTCCCAAGAGCCCGCAGCTGAAAGCCATCCAGCCCAAGCCCTCGGCCCCGGGAGACCCCTCGTCTGTGAACCCAGCTCTGAGCGGCTCGAAGGACAAGAAGAAGAAAGACAAGAAGAAGAAAGAGgcgggaaaggagggagacagcCCCAAAGGGCTAGGGAAAGGGGGGAAGCCGGAAGAAGGCAAGAGCCCATACTCTGAATCCTCGGACCCGGGGAGCAAAGGTGATGGACTCCTGAATGGCTCATCGGACCCCCACCAGAGCCGGCTGGCCAGCATCAAGGCAGAGGCGGACAAGATCTACAGCTTCACTGACAACGCCCCCAGTCCATCCATCGGTGTGGCCAGCAGGATAGAGGCTGGAGGCATGGCCCAACCCCTCACCCCGCTCCACGTGGTCACGCAGAACGGAGCCGACAATTCCTCAGTGAAGACCAATAGCCCGGCCTACTCGGACATCTCAGACGCGGGCGAGGACGGCGAAGGTCGGGTGGAGGGCGCCAAAGGCATCAAGTCCGAGGAGCAGGCTATCCGAGAGAGTGCCAAGAAGGCCCTGTTCCCCGCCCAAACGCCCAGCAAGGAGTCCCCCTACTACCCCGGCTACGAGACCTACTACTCCCCGAACTACgccaatcctaaccctagcccGGGGGTGTCTGTCACGGGGGCCACAATGCAGGAGGGGGCCCAGGTCAAGGTAAAgaaagaggagcaggaggagccagGCGATGAGGACCGTAAGGTCAAGCAGGAGCTGCAGGAGGACCGTAAGCCCGAGATGGGTGCCTCTGGACCGGGGCAACAGCAGCAGGCCTCAGTCATCCAGCAGCGCTCCAACATGTACATGCAGCCTCTCTACTACAACCAGTATGCCTACGTTCCCCCGTACGCCTACCACCCGGACCAGGCCTACCACAACCACCTGATGAACACCAACCCAGCCTACCGGCAGCAGTACGACGAGAGGCAGCGGCAGGCAGCAGCCGAGCAGCACCGCGCCGCCGAGAAGAAATCGGACGCTGCTGGAAAGGACAGGGATCGAGAGGGCTCCTCGGGGAAGGATCAGAGTGAGGAATGGAAGCAGAAGGCTTCGGTGCCCCCCACCCTCTCCAAGGCCCCCAGTCTCACAGATTTGGGCAAAGGAGGGCCACCCCAGGGCAAGCTGTCCAAAGATCCCTTGTCTTCTTTGGAGCAGGCCAAGTCATCGGTCATCATGCCCAAGGGTGAGGATGCCAAGGCGCCGGCCCAGCAGGCCGAGGGGCTGAAGATGAAGCTGAGCGAGGGAGGGCACCATGGGAAGAGGGAGGAGCTCAAGGCGGGCATGGAGTCGGGCAGGCCCTCGGCTATGGAGCAGGGCATGTGGTACAGACAG GAGCCTGACTCGAGGCTGTGGCCTTACGTTTACCCCAGCAAGTACCCTGAGGCCCAGAAACCACAGGATGAGGAGCGGTGGAAAGAGGAACGCGACAGGGAACGGGAAAGAGACCGAGATCGAGCAGAccgagagagggacagggaccgAGACAACCGAGACAGGGAACGGGACCGAGACAGGGACCGAAAGGGCAAGGAGGGCAGGGATGAGAGGGCTCGGTCCAAAGACGCCACCCCCAAGGAGGAGAGCAAAGAGGGGACTGAGCCCCGGTCGTCGTTGGCGGCCTCTGAGGAGCACCGGGGGATGGTGAAGGACCCGAGGGCCACTGCTGCCCACATGCAGTTCTCCTCTCCCCTGGCCCAGCACCAGGGCTACATTCCCTACATGCACGGAGCCTACGGCTACGGCCAGGGCTATGACCCCAGCCACCCGGGCTACCGCGGGATGCCCTCGGTCATGATGCAGAACTACCCTG GTTCctacttctccttctctccctacgGCAGTAAAATGGGGCCAGGCGAAGAGGGCGGTGAGAAGGCATCGCGCGCCAGCCCCACGGTCAGTGGCAAGTCCGCCTCAGAGGCCAAAGCTCTGGACATCCTTCACCAACATGCCAGCCAGTACAAGAGCAAGTCGCCGACAGTCAGCGACAAGACCCCCTTGCACGAACGGGAGCGCGCAGCTTCCGAACGAGACCGAGACATAGACCGACCGCGCTCCTCGCCCTCGCAGCGCATCCTGCCTTCCCATCACCACCTGGGCTACCCGCTTCTCTCGGGGCAGTACGACCTGTCCTATGCCACAG GTCTCTCCTCATCAGCCATTGTTGCCAGTCAGCAAGCCTCCGCCCCCTCCATGTACCCCCCTACACGGAGGTGA